Part of the Candidatus Palauibacter soopunensis genome, CCCGCACGAGTTGGACGACCGGCGCGAGGTTCTGGCTCGACACGATGAAGTCGCGCTCGAACTGCCCCCGCACGTAGTCCTCGAGGCCGCGCACGTGGGACGGCACCTGCTCCACCAGCGCCACGAACCGGTCGAGGTCCTCCTCATCCTCGAGCGGGAGGAGCGGGAAGATCTGGCTGTACCCGCGGAGAACGCTCGAGTACGGCGTCAGGACGCTCCGGAGCCAGAAGTACCGGTGCCCCTCGACGGCCATCTCCGCCTGCCAGACCAGGGTCTCCAGCGTGACGCGCTCATCGGGCGACAGCGCCCCCGCGTCGATGGCGAGGGCGCGCTCGAGTTGCCGCTGGAAGAACGCGGCCCGTTCCTCCGCCGCCTCGTAGCCGAGTTGGGGGAGCCGCTCCACGTCCAGCCCCTCCCGCAGGCGGATCATGGGGTTCGTCTCCAGATCCCGGACCCACGCCGAGTCGAGCAGCGCCGCCAGTTGCGCCGAGGCACCCGCGGACCGGCCCTCTCCCCCGCGCTCGTCGACGGGGGCACCGCAAGAGACCGTCCAAATGATCAGGAAGGTCGAGACGATGAGTGGGGGCCGGACTCTCATCGAACCCGATCCTCCCTGACCAGCGCCGTGCTGTCCGTCTCCCCCTCCGGCTCCTCCTCGCGGGGGCCGAAGCGGACGAGGAGTCCGCCGATGGCCGAGGTGAGGATCCAGCAGAGCACGGACAACAGGAACCCCTCAACCTCGAACGCGGCCGAGAGGATCAGTGTCGACACGAACCAGAGGGTGAAGTTCTGGAGCTGAAAGTCGAGCTGGCTGCCGCGCTTCATGGCCTGCATGGCGCGCAGCATGAGGTAGATCATCGTGGCGCCGGATGCCGCGATGGCGCCCCCGAGCGAGCTCGCAAAGATGAACCCGAAGGCCGCGCCGACGGCCCCGCCCGCGATGATGCGTCCGGGAGAGGGGGAGGCCGGGTGTCCGGCGCTCGCCCCGGGGACCGCCGGAGTTTGCGGTGCGGGAACGGGCACCGGCACCTCTCCCGCTATCAGTTCCGCGATCGCGGTTCTCGTCGCGCGCGGGTCGATCCCCGCCTCGCCGGCGATGCGCTCCAACTCTTCGACGGTCATCGAATCGCCGCGGGCGTCGATTTCGGCGGCCCGCTTCAGGATCTGCGAGACCTGGGCGGCGGTGAGCGTCGCGGGAGGGTGGTTGTGGGCGGGCGGTTTGCCTGAGGCGGACGGCTCGGTCATGTCGCTCATGGCACGTCGCCCGCGAGAATGGTGGCCAGGCTGGACGGATCCAGATTCCCTCCTGACACGACGCAGACAATCTTGTCCCCCTTCACCGCGCCCGACAGGGCGGCCGCGACGGAGGAGGCGCCCGCCCCCTCGGCGACCACGCGGTTGCGGGTGGCGAGCAATCGGATCGCCTCCGCGGTGTCTTCGAGCGTGATCTCGACGGAGCCGGCGAGGAGATCCCGCGCCAGTTCCCACATTGCGGGTTCCACGTGCGGGCCCCCGATACCGTCGACGAACGAGGGCGTGTAGGAGATCGAGACGGCCCGGCCCGCGCGCAGCGACTCCGCGAGCGGGGCCTGACCCGCGACCTCGGACGCGAAGACGGGAACGTGCGGCGCGACGGCCCGCACGCCGGCGGCGATCCCGCACGCGAGTCCGCCTCCCCCGAAGGGGACGACGACCGCGTCCACGTCGGGGAGGTCCTCGATCAGTTCGAGCGCGATGGTTCCGTTCCCCGCCATCACGTCGCGGTCCATGAAGGCGTGGACGAAACGTCCGCCCATCCCGTCGAAGCGCTGCGTGCGGAACACCTCGAACCAGGAGGCGACGGAGGTCTTGACGGCGGTCGCGCCGAGCCGGGCGATCGCGTCCAGCTTGAGCCGCGGCGCCGTCTCCGGGACGACGACCGAGCACGGGACGCCGAGGCGCCGCGCGTTCCAGGCGACGCCCTGCGCCATGTTGCCCGCGCTCGCCGTCCATACTCCCGCCGCCAGCTCCGCGGGCGGGATCAGGCCGATCGCGTTCGCGGAACCCCGGATCTTGAACGAGCCGATCGGCTGCAGGTTTTCGAGCTTGAGCCAGATCTCCGGTCCCTCGTCGACGCCGAGGCGGACGAGCGGCGAGCGGAGCGCCGCCGCGTAGACCCGGTCCCGCGCCGCCTCGATCTCCGGCAGGCCGGGAGGCTTCACGCGGTGAGGCCCGCGACCGCCCGCGGCAGGTTCGCCAGCGCCCGGTCGAGGTCGGCCGCGAGATCCTCCGTCGCTTCCAGTCCGGTGGAGAAGCGGATGAGGGCGTCCCGGATGCCCGCCTTCGCCCGCTCCTCGGCGGACATGCCCGCGTGGACGGCCGCTGCGGGCCGCACGACCAGCGACTCCGGGCCCCCGAGGCTGGCCGCGACCATCGGGATCTCCAGCGCGGAGATGAAGGCATCGGCCGCGTCGACGCCGCCCTCGAGCTCGAATGACAGCATCCCTCCGAAGCCGTCGAACAGGCGCGCCGCCCGCTCGTGCTGGGCGTGGCTCGTCAGTCCCGGATAGTGCACGACGGACACGGCCGGGTGCGCCTCGAGCCGCGCCGCCAGCCGCCCGGCCGACGCGTTCTGTTCGCGGACGCGCACGCTCAATGTCTTCAGCCCGCGCTCGAGCAGGAACGCCGCGTGTGGGTCGAGGGATCCGCCGAGATGGTCCTGCATCACCTTCACGCGGCGCACGAGGTCCGCCGGCCCGGCCACGCTCCCGGCCACGATGTCGCTGTGGCCGTTCATGTACTTCGTGCAGCTCTCGAGGACGAGATCGAAGCCGATTTCCGCCGGCCTGAAGTTGATGGGGCTCGCGAACGTGTTGTCGATCAGGGTCAGGAGCCCGTGCTCGCGCGCGAACGCCACGACGGCCTCCAGATCCGCAACCTGCACGAGCGGATTCGTGAGGGTCTCCACGTACATGGCGCGCGTGGTCGGCGTCAGCGAGGCCGCCCAGCTCGACGGATCCTGAGGGTCGATTACCGTGTGCCCGATCCGGAACCGCGGCAGGTCCTGCTGCAGGAAGGCGGCCGTGCCGCCGTACAGGGTGTCCTGCACGAGCACATGGTCGCCGGCGGACAGCAGCGTGAGCAGTGACCCCGAGATCGCCGCCATCCCGCTGCCGAGGACGAGGGCCGCTTCCGTCGCCTCCAGCGCCGCAATGCGCTCCCCGAGCACGCGATGGTTCGGCGTCGTGCTGAGCCGGATGTACCCGATGTCGTGGTAGTCCTCGCCGTGAAGCTCGTAGTTCGCCGTCTGGTAGATCGGCGTGACGACGGCCCCCTCGGGCCTCGGCTCCTGCTCGCCTGCGTGCACGGCGTCGGTGGACGCCGCCCTTCCCGTTCCCGCTGTTCTCGCCGTTCCCATCATTCGTCCGTATCTCCTGGAGTTATCCGAGGGCCGGAAGCGCTTTGGACCGGGGCGTCAGTCCCACATGACGCGGTGGATACGCCACCCGGTTTCGAGCCGCTTCCACACCTCGAGAAATTTTCCGCCGAGTTCGACATCGTCGGGGCCGCGCACCCGGTACATCCCGTTCGCGAACGCCAGGTCGCCGTCCACTTCGATGTCCTCGATCGTGAACCGGGCCTCGCGCAGCGGAACGGAACCGGCGAGTGCGCGAACGATGGCTTCGTGCCCCCGAACCGCCGGCTCTCCGGACGGCAGTCGCACCGCGTCCGGGGTGAAGACGTCGGCGACGGCGTCGCCCGGCGCTCCCGCGATCAGCGAAGCTTCCCAACGCCGCGTGACGCGTTCGATCTCCGCTCGCACCGCCTCGACGGCGACCGCCCCTCCGGTCTCTCCCGCCTCCGGCGTCCGGCCTCCACACGCCGCAGCCGCCACCAGGCCGCCCGCCGCAAGGATGAACCGGAACGTTCCGCTTGCGGGCCGTGTTCTCTTCATGGGTCGATATTGTATCGGAGCCCGCGTGCCGCGGCGACGCGCCCGGCTTTCGGGTTCGCGCGCGCCACCATAGGATGCCCGTCGCTGTTGAGAATTGTTCGCGCATCGCCGGCCGGCGATGCCGCGCTTGAACCTGCTTGGAGGTACGAATGAAGAAGATGTTCCGCGCCATCCCCTGCCTTGCCCTCGCCCTCGGCGTTGCCCTTGCCTTCGCCACGGCCGCGGAGGCCCAGGACCGGCGCATGAGCCCGCGCGGAGAGGCCGCCACCCAGGTCGGAGGCTCGTTCAACGAGGAAGGCGGCTACGAGGGCGGCTCCTGGGTCGTCGTGACGTACGGCCGCCCCATCCTGCGCGGCCGCGACCTGTTCGGCTCGGGCGCCGAGTATGGCCAGCAGTTCCTGCGCGGGGCGCCGCTGTGGCGCGTCGGCGCC contains:
- a CDS encoding pyridoxal-phosphate dependent enzyme, producing the protein MKPPGLPEIEAARDRVYAAALRSPLVRLGVDEGPEIWLKLENLQPIGSFKIRGSANAIGLIPPAELAAGVWTASAGNMAQGVAWNARRLGVPCSVVVPETAPRLKLDAIARLGATAVKTSVASWFEVFRTQRFDGMGGRFVHAFMDRDVMAGNGTIALELIEDLPDVDAVVVPFGGGGLACGIAAGVRAVAPHVPVFASEVAGQAPLAESLRAGRAVSISYTPSFVDGIGGPHVEPAMWELARDLLAGSVEITLEDTAEAIRLLATRNRVVAEGAGASSVAAALSGAVKGDKIVCVVSGGNLDPSSLATILAGDVP
- a CDS encoding DUF4440 domain-containing protein, giving the protein MKRTRPASGTFRFILAAGGLVAAAACGGRTPEAGETGGAVAVEAVRAEIERVTRRWEASLIAGAPGDAVADVFTPDAVRLPSGEPAVRGHEAIVRALAGSVPLREARFTIEDIEVDGDLAFANGMYRVRGPDDVELGGKFLEVWKRLETGWRIHRVMWD
- a CDS encoding aminotransferase class I/II-fold pyridoxal phosphate-dependent enzyme, with translation MMGTARTAGTGRAASTDAVHAGEQEPRPEGAVVTPIYQTANYELHGEDYHDIGYIRLSTTPNHRVLGERIAALEATEAALVLGSGMAAISGSLLTLLSAGDHVLVQDTLYGGTAAFLQQDLPRFRIGHTVIDPQDPSSWAASLTPTTRAMYVETLTNPLVQVADLEAVVAFAREHGLLTLIDNTFASPINFRPAEIGFDLVLESCTKYMNGHSDIVAGSVAGPADLVRRVKVMQDHLGGSLDPHAAFLLERGLKTLSVRVREQNASAGRLAARLEAHPAVSVVHYPGLTSHAQHERAARLFDGFGGMLSFELEGGVDAADAFISALEIPMVAASLGGPESLVVRPAAAVHAGMSAEERAKAGIRDALIRFSTGLEATEDLAADLDRALANLPRAVAGLTA